CCGGAGTCACCGGGGCGGACGCGCTGGGTGCCGCAGCCTCGGCAGCGGCCGGCTTGGGGGCCGGGGCGCCGGGCTTGGGGGCAGCGGGACGTGCAACAGCACCCGGGGTGGGAACCCCGGGCTTGGCGGGCGCAGCCTTGCGGGGCGCACCCGGCTTCGCAGCGGACTTGCCGGCGTTGCCGCTGGGCCCCTGCAGTGCGTCAGTCAACTTGCGTACAACCGGCGCCTCGATCGTCGAGGACGCCGAACGGACGAACTCACCGAGTTCCTGGAGCTTGGCCATGACGACCTTGCTCTCAACTCCGAACTCCTTGGCGAGTTCGTATACCCGGACCTTAGCCACTTCGCTCCTTTTAGGTCCGGGTTACGCCGGACCGTCGCTACTTCATGGGCGTACTCATCGCGTACTCATCGAGTGCTCATCGCAATCTCGACCTACTTCCAACTCGCGAGGTACCTGACCGCACGGGGTATCCGTGCCGTACTACTTCTTACGGTGTCGCCTCGGCCACGACGGCCACGGCTTTGCTCAGTCCGGTCGTGTCGAGTGCTCCCGGGGACCGAAGGGCCCGGGGGAACGCTCTGCGACGGACCGCCTTGTCCAGACAGACCACGGCAGGGTGCACATAGGCGCCCCGGCCGGGCAGCGTACCGCTTGGATCAGGGACGCATTCGTCCCCGACCGCCACGATGCGCAGCAGATCGCTCTTGGCCGCTCGCTCCCGACACCCCACACAGGTGCGTTCGGGGCATGCGCGGGCTTGCGTCCGGCCAGACACGCCTAAGTCTACCTCCCCGCACCGACCTCACCCCTTCGGGCGAAAAATCGAACGGATGTTGTCGAGATCTGCTGTCTTGATCCTGTCTACCTGCCGGACAGCTCCGGCAGGTACCGGATTTATTCCCCGTCCCGGCCCCGGTCGGCGTCCGGGGACACCTCGGTGTCGGGACGGATGTCGATGCGCCAGCCGGTGAGCCGAGCGGCGAGGCGGGCGTTCTGGCCCTCCTTGCCGATGGCCAGCGACAGCTGGTAGTCGGGCACGGTCACCCGGGCGGAGCGCGAGTCCCAGTCGACGACCTCGACCTTGCTCACCCGGGCGGGTGACAGCGCGTTCGCGACCATCTCCGCCGGGTCGTCGGACCAGTCGACGATGTCGATCTTCTCGCCGTGCAGCTCGGCCATGACATTGCGCACACGGGCGCCCATCGGGCCGATGCAGGCGCCCTTCGGGTTGAGGCCCGAGCGGGTGGACCGTACGGCGATCTTGGTGCGGTGGCCGGCCTCGCGGGCGATCGCCGAGATCTCGACGCTGCCGTCCGCGATCTCCGGGACCTCCAGCGCGAAGAGCTTCTTCACCAGGTTGGGGTGGGTGCGCGACAGGGTCACGGACGGACCGCGGACACCCTTCGCCACCCGTACGACGTACGCCTTGATGCGCAGGCCGTGCGTGTACTCCTCGCCGGGGACCTGCTCCTGCACCGGCAGGATGGCCTCGAGCTTGCCGATGTCGACGAGGACGTTCTTGGGGTCCTTGCCCTGCTGGACGACACCGGTGATGACGTCGCCCTCACGGCCGGCGAACTCGCCGAAGGTCAGGTCGTCCTCTGCGTCGCGCAGACGCTGCAGAATCACCTGCTTGGCGGTCGTCGCGGCGATCCGGCCGAAGTCCGACGGGGTGTCGTCGAACTCCTTGGCCTCCTGCCCCTCCTCCAGGTCCCGCGGGTCCTCCGTCGCCCACACGACGACGTGGCCGTTGGTGCGGTCCAGCTCCACGCGCGCGCGCCGGAAGCTGCCCTCGGTGCGGTGGTACGCGATGAGGAGGGCCGACTCGATCGCCTCGACGAGCAGGTCGAAGGAGATCTCCTTCTCCCGGACCAGACCCCGCAGGGCACTCATGTCGATGTCCACGGCTACGCCTCCTCTTCCTTCTTGTCCTTGCGGTTGAACTCGATCTCGACCCGCGCCTTGGCGATGTCGGTGAAAGCAATGCGGCGGGCGGTCGCCTTGCGGCCCTTCACGCCCGGAACCTCGAGGTCCATTCCCTCGTCGTCCACGTCGAGGATGCGGGCGATCAGTTCCTCGCCCTCCACCGGCTGGAACTTCACGAGGCGGCCGATCGCCCGTACGTAGTGACGGTGCTCGGTCAGCGGGCGGTCGGCGCCCGGCGAGCTCACTTCGAGGACATACTCGTCCTCGCCCATCACATCGGATTCGTCGAGCTTCTCGGAGACCTCGCGGCTCAGCTCGGCACACGCGTCCAGTTCCACGCCCTCGTCGGAGTCCACGATGATGCGCAGCATC
The Streptomyces sp. NBC_01296 DNA segment above includes these coding regions:
- a CDS encoding YlxR family protein; translation: MSGRTQARACPERTCVGCRERAAKSDLLRIVAVGDECVPDPSGTLPGRGAYVHPAVVCLDKAVRRRAFPRALRSPGALDTTGLSKAVAVVAEATP
- the nusA gene encoding transcription termination factor NusA; translated protein: MDIDMSALRGLVREKEISFDLLVEAIESALLIAYHRTEGSFRRARVELDRTNGHVVVWATEDPRDLEEGQEAKEFDDTPSDFGRIAATTAKQVILQRLRDAEDDLTFGEFAGREGDVITGVVQQGKDPKNVLVDIGKLEAILPVQEQVPGEEYTHGLRIKAYVVRVAKGVRGPSVTLSRTHPNLVKKLFALEVPEIADGSVEISAIAREAGHRTKIAVRSTRSGLNPKGACIGPMGARVRNVMAELHGEKIDIVDWSDDPAEMVANALSPARVSKVEVVDWDSRSARVTVPDYQLSLAIGKEGQNARLAARLTGWRIDIRPDTEVSPDADRGRDGE
- the rimP gene encoding ribosome maturation factor RimP codes for the protein MSTTQSDRLRALLEPLVAAKGLDLEDVEMSKAGKRRMLRIIVDSDEGVELDACAELSREVSEKLDESDVMGEDEYVLEVSSPGADRPLTEHRHYVRAIGRLVKFQPVEGEELIARILDVDDEGMDLEVPGVKGRKATARRIAFTDIAKARVEIEFNRKDKKEEEA